Proteins from a single region of Halorubrum sp. 2020YC2:
- a CDS encoding PHP domain-containing protein: MLSVELHAHSALSYDGRDPVDLLLEQAAAVGLDALAVTDHDEIDASIEAAEKAPEYGLVGVVGMEVTSAVGHVLAFGIEEEIETGLPFDETLDRIRDQGGIAVVPHPFQKSRHGVAAHITDEQLASADAIEVYNSRLFTGRSNRQAEKFAVRNGLPMTAGSDAHISEMVGQAVTEVGADERSAAAILDGIADGRTSVVGKRTPWRVSLRQFGGGAKRRALRALDSLR, encoded by the coding sequence GTGCTATCGGTCGAGCTACACGCGCACTCCGCGCTGTCGTACGACGGGCGCGACCCGGTCGACCTCCTCTTGGAGCAGGCGGCCGCGGTCGGGCTCGACGCGCTCGCCGTCACCGACCACGACGAGATCGACGCCAGCATCGAGGCGGCCGAGAAGGCCCCCGAGTACGGGCTGGTCGGCGTCGTCGGCATGGAAGTGACCTCCGCGGTCGGCCACGTCCTCGCGTTCGGCATCGAAGAGGAGATAGAGACCGGCCTCCCCTTCGACGAGACGCTCGACCGGATCCGCGATCAGGGCGGGATCGCGGTCGTCCCTCACCCCTTCCAGAAGTCCCGCCACGGCGTCGCCGCGCACATCACCGACGAGCAGCTGGCGAGCGCCGACGCCATCGAGGTGTACAACTCCCGGCTGTTCACCGGGCGCTCGAACCGGCAGGCCGAGAAGTTCGCCGTGCGCAACGGCCTCCCGATGACCGCCGGCAGCGACGCCCACATCTCCGAGATGGTCGGGCAGGCGGTGACGGAGGTCGGCGCCGACGAGCGCTCCGCGGCCGCGATCCTCGACGGCATTGCGGACGGCCGGACGAGCGTCGTCGGCAAGCGCACCCCGTGGCGGGTCTCGCTCAGGCAGTTCGGCGGCGGCGCCAAGCGCCGCGCGCTCCGCGCGCTCGACTCGCTCCGGTGA
- a CDS encoding Na+/H+ antiporter NhaC family protein, with protein sequence MTDTRDAVPPATDGGEPPDGSDFGVDDGGDEEPRIEFRGGKWASTVPLAFFIGWAILQSGVLGIGDTNGLVVGALIGTTLGMFLVRGDWKAYADTIFEGMTQRVAATAIVAWLWAGMFAETLQVGGFVEGLIFAADALNVGAATFPAAAFVLCGLLATGIGTGYGATVAFVTLFFPAGVLIGANPVLLFAAILSGAVFGDNLAPVSDTTIVSAVTQDADIGGVVASRFKYAIAAAVPAFAAYLIAGSAMSGVELEGAVALRESANALGLVHLLSMGIVILTAVAGRHIVEAISWGLLVAVVFNLLFDLSSASDIVVFTVTEAGALSGLPVVEVGETAGVGGSLYSGAVGFFPLIVLTLLIVAMAQIMIRGGGFEAIQTFLLDRVATTVRRAELTMVLGTATINGMITINTAAEIAIAPYVARIGEKFNINGYRRANILDANTSALGYIFPWAGGVLVGYQVMVGPDGLGAQYGPEMVVNPIEVVPYVFHGWFLVAIFVLAAITGFGREYIPDRVSEEVSRA encoded by the coding sequence ATGACCGATACGAGAGACGCGGTCCCGCCCGCGACCGACGGCGGGGAACCGCCCGACGGCAGCGATTTCGGCGTCGACGACGGGGGAGACGAGGAGCCGCGGATCGAGTTCCGCGGCGGGAAGTGGGCGAGCACGGTCCCGCTCGCCTTCTTCATCGGCTGGGCGATCCTCCAGAGCGGCGTCCTCGGGATCGGTGACACCAACGGCCTCGTCGTGGGCGCGCTGATCGGGACGACGCTCGGGATGTTCCTCGTGCGCGGCGACTGGAAGGCGTACGCCGACACCATCTTCGAGGGGATGACCCAGCGCGTGGCCGCGACCGCGATCGTCGCGTGGCTGTGGGCCGGGATGTTCGCGGAGACGCTTCAGGTCGGCGGCTTCGTCGAGGGACTCATCTTCGCGGCCGACGCCCTGAACGTCGGCGCAGCGACGTTCCCGGCGGCCGCGTTCGTCCTCTGCGGCCTCCTCGCGACCGGCATCGGCACGGGGTACGGCGCGACCGTCGCGTTCGTCACCCTGTTTTTCCCGGCCGGCGTCCTCATCGGCGCGAACCCGGTGCTGCTTTTCGCCGCGATCCTCTCGGGCGCTGTCTTCGGCGACAACCTCGCGCCCGTCAGCGACACGACGATCGTGAGCGCGGTGACCCAAGACGCCGACATCGGCGGCGTCGTCGCCTCGCGGTTCAAATACGCCATCGCGGCGGCGGTCCCGGCGTTCGCCGCGTATCTGATCGCCGGCTCCGCCATGTCCGGCGTGGAGCTGGAGGGCGCCGTCGCGCTGCGCGAGTCCGCGAACGCCCTCGGTCTCGTCCACCTGCTCTCGATGGGGATCGTCATCCTCACCGCGGTCGCCGGCCGGCACATCGTCGAGGCGATATCGTGGGGCCTCCTCGTCGCGGTCGTCTTCAACCTCCTGTTCGACCTGTCGAGCGCGAGCGACATCGTCGTCTTCACGGTCACGGAGGCCGGCGCGCTCTCCGGGTTGCCGGTCGTCGAGGTGGGCGAGACCGCCGGCGTCGGCGGGAGCCTCTACTCCGGCGCGGTCGGCTTCTTCCCGCTCATCGTCCTCACGCTGCTCATCGTCGCGATGGCGCAGATCATGATCCGCGGCGGCGGCTTCGAGGCGATCCAGACGTTCCTCCTCGACCGCGTCGCGACCACCGTCCGCCGGGCGGAGCTGACGATGGTGCTCGGCACCGCGACGATCAACGGGATGATCACCATCAACACCGCGGCGGAGATCGCGATCGCCCCGTACGTCGCCCGCATCGGGGAGAAGTTCAACATCAACGGCTACCGGCGCGCGAACATTCTCGACGCCAACACCTCCGCGCTCGGCTACATCTTCCCGTGGGCGGGCGGCGTGCTGGTCGGGTACCAGGTGATGGTCGGGCCCGACGGGCTCGGCGCCCAGTACGGCCCCGAGATGGTCGTTAATCCCATCGAGGTCGTGCCGTACGTGTTCCACGGCTGGTTCCTCGTGGCCATCTTCGTCCTCGCCGCGATCACCGGCTTCGGGCGGGAGTACATCCCCGACCGCGTCTCCGAGGAGGTGTCGCGCGCGTGA
- a CDS encoding 30S ribosomal protein S15 yields MARMHTRRRGSSGSDKPATDETPEWSDVDAEDIESRVVELAEQGHDPSVIGLKLRDEGVKGVPIPDVKLATGKKVTEILEEHDADADIPEDLRNLMSQAIRLREHMEENGQDHQNKRALQNTESKIRRLANYYRGDEIDEEFTYTYENAVEYLEE; encoded by the coding sequence ATGGCACGAATGCACACGCGCCGTCGCGGTTCGTCCGGTTCGGACAAACCGGCGACGGACGAGACCCCGGAGTGGAGCGACGTCGACGCCGAGGACATCGAGTCCCGCGTCGTCGAACTGGCGGAGCAGGGCCACGACCCCAGCGTCATCGGCCTCAAGCTGCGCGACGAGGGCGTCAAGGGCGTCCCGATCCCGGACGTGAAGCTGGCGACCGGCAAGAAGGTCACCGAGATCTTAGAAGAGCACGACGCCGACGCCGACATCCCCGAGGACCTCCGTAACCTCATGTCGCAGGCGATCCGCCTGCGCGAGCACATGGAGGAGAACGGGCAGGACCACCAGAACAAGCGCGCGCTCCAGAACACGGAGTCGAAGATCCGTCGCCTCGCGAACTACTACCGCGGCGACGAGATCGACGAGGAGTTCACGTACACCTACGAGAACGCCGTCGAGTACCTCGAGGAGTAA
- a CDS encoding exonuclease RecJ, with protein sequence MTEATSATPAPDALAGVLADAPFVRLVATDDGDALAAAGLLARALRATGTPFQARVDPDPVPDDVDDGVAVTVGVDRGPHALDGGGKPTSTGAFAVARALGVEPDPVVALAGVVAAGSIPGADGSGDALDAAERAGRVERRPGVALPAWGATEESPSRAEALAASTLAATRYSGDPEAARDALAPLGLPADPDADDRRRLASLVAVDAVDGDDASDRAASAVERALRPYATDGPFETVGGYADVLDALAREAPGTGVALALAGDPGASLRTAALDAWRRHGLAAHRALDAATVGRYDGCVVARVDAAPAVLPTVARLVRDFRSPEPVAVALDEGAGRLAAAATGGSRAADDAATGPVGLGDACRTAAGEVGGDGWGTPARGGISVDEADATAALAALREAI encoded by the coding sequence ATGACCGAAGCGACGTCCGCCACGCCCGCCCCCGACGCGCTCGCCGGCGTCCTCGCAGACGCGCCGTTCGTCCGGCTCGTCGCGACCGACGACGGCGACGCGCTGGCGGCCGCGGGGCTGCTCGCGCGAGCGCTCCGAGCGACGGGCACGCCGTTTCAGGCGCGGGTCGATCCCGATCCGGTCCCCGACGACGTCGACGACGGCGTCGCGGTGACCGTCGGCGTCGACCGCGGCCCGCACGCGCTCGACGGCGGGGGGAAGCCGACCAGCACGGGGGCCTTCGCGGTCGCCCGCGCGCTCGGCGTCGAGCCCGACCCCGTGGTCGCGCTGGCCGGCGTCGTCGCGGCCGGGTCGATCCCCGGCGCCGACGGCTCCGGCGACGCGCTCGACGCCGCCGAGCGGGCCGGCCGCGTCGAGCGGCGGCCCGGCGTCGCGCTCCCGGCTTGGGGTGCGACCGAGGAGTCGCCGTCCCGAGCGGAGGCCCTCGCGGCCTCGACGCTCGCGGCGACGCGGTACTCCGGCGACCCCGAGGCGGCGCGCGACGCGCTCGCCCCCCTCGGGCTGCCGGCCGACCCCGACGCCGACGACCGCCGGCGCCTCGCGTCGCTGGTCGCGGTCGACGCGGTGGACGGCGACGACGCCAGCGACCGCGCGGCCTCGGCGGTCGAGCGCGCGCTCCGCCCGTACGCCACGGACGGCCCGTTCGAGACGGTCGGCGGCTACGCCGACGTGCTCGACGCGCTGGCCCGGGAGGCGCCCGGGACGGGCGTCGCGCTCGCGCTCGCGGGCGACCCGGGGGCGTCGCTCCGGACGGCCGCGCTCGACGCGTGGCGCCGCCACGGGCTGGCGGCCCACCGCGCGCTCGACGCCGCGACGGTCGGCCGGTACGACGGCTGCGTCGTCGCCCGCGTCGACGCCGCCCCGGCGGTCCTGCCGACGGTCGCCCGGCTCGTCCGGGACTTCCGGTCGCCGGAGCCGGTCGCGGTCGCGCTCGACGAGGGCGCGGGCCGGCTCGCGGCCGCCGCGACCGGCGGGAGCCGCGCAGCGGACGACGCGGCCACCGGCCCGGTCGGACTCGGTGACGCCTGCCGGACCGCCGCCGGCGAGGTCGGCGGCGACGGCTGGGGGACCCCCGCCCGCGGCGGGATATCCGTCGACGAAGCCGACGCCACGGCGGCGCTGGCCGCGCTCAGGGAGGCAATCTGA
- a CDS encoding KEOPS complex subunit Pcc1 → MTDDAAPATDADRTATVRTEHADAATVAAALEPDETDSMRTRVDGDVVACTVARPTTGGLQSTLDDHLVNLRVADRVTERARTHLAADAPRTAADAADAPDADADAAAAADTLDSADEPQTTDTDTQPDT, encoded by the coding sequence ATGACCGACGACGCCGCGCCCGCGACCGACGCCGACCGGACCGCGACGGTCCGGACCGAGCACGCCGACGCCGCGACGGTCGCGGCCGCGCTCGAGCCGGACGAGACCGACTCGATGCGCACGCGCGTCGACGGCGACGTCGTCGCCTGTACCGTCGCGCGACCGACCACCGGGGGGCTCCAGTCGACGCTGGACGACCACCTCGTGAACCTCCGGGTCGCGGACCGCGTTACCGAGCGCGCTCGGACCCATCTCGCCGCGGACGCGCCGCGGACCGCCGCCGATGCCGCCGACGCCCCAGACGCCGACGCCGACGCTGCTGCCGCCGCAGACACCCTCGACTCCGCAGACGAACCGCAGACGACCGACACCGACACACAACCCGACACATGA
- a CDS encoding 30S ribosomal protein S3ae, whose translation MSERSVSKSREQKRWYNVLAPEQFDRQELGETLAEEPQQVVGRTITTTLDELTGDSNANNTKLTFKITDVGSDSAYTEFIKYELTRDYLRSLVRRGASKVEASITVLTTDDYRVRVQPVALTTKKADRSQEKAIRRVMIDKVHAAAEERTFEAFVDAIVDGNLSSAIYGDAKEIYPLRRVEVQKLTLEARPREVAAEEEAAVDVDADEVAVDADE comes from the coding sequence ATGAGCGAACGATCCGTATCCAAGAGCAGAGAACAGAAGCGCTGGTACAACGTGCTGGCGCCCGAACAGTTCGACCGACAGGAGCTCGGTGAGACTCTCGCCGAGGAGCCCCAGCAGGTCGTCGGCCGCACGATCACGACGACGCTCGACGAGCTGACGGGCGACTCCAACGCGAACAACACGAAGCTGACGTTCAAGATCACCGACGTCGGCAGCGACTCGGCGTACACCGAGTTCATCAAGTACGAGCTGACGCGCGACTACCTGCGCTCGCTCGTCCGCCGCGGCGCCTCGAAGGTCGAGGCGTCGATCACGGTGCTGACGACGGACGACTACCGCGTCCGCGTCCAGCCCGTCGCGCTGACCACGAAGAAGGCGGACCGCTCGCAGGAGAAGGCGATCCGTCGCGTGATGATCGACAAGGTCCACGCCGCCGCCGAGGAGCGCACCTTCGAGGCGTTCGTCGACGCCATCGTCGACGGGAACCTCTCGTCGGCCATCTACGGCGACGCCAAGGAGATCTACCCGCTGCGCCGCGTCGAGGTCCAGAAGCTGACCCTCGAAGCGCGCCCGCGCGAGGTCGCCGCCGAGGAGGAGGCCGCCGTCGACGTCGACGCCGACGAAGTCGCGGTCGACGCCGACGAGTAA
- a CDS encoding GNAT family N-acetyltransferase, giving the protein MEIRRLPATAAAAERYARALWLPYHRDLAAAVEAHALADRPDEELIAAEAEFRLDLLREDADRRLWVVAVDPEVAPADVDSEALDPESPDPEAPAPVGVPDPDRGLVAFVSTSVDACPEVFDRLDRLVVGDIYVDESYRGTGLADQLLERAAADAREQGCDELRLDVDVDNERATAFYEKRGFEPYRKQLTREVE; this is encoded by the coding sequence ATGGAGATCCGACGGCTACCCGCCACGGCGGCGGCCGCGGAGCGCTACGCGAGGGCGCTGTGGCTCCCCTACCACCGCGACCTCGCGGCCGCTGTGGAGGCTCACGCGCTGGCCGACCGGCCCGACGAGGAACTGATCGCCGCGGAGGCCGAGTTCCGGCTCGACCTGCTCCGCGAGGACGCGGACCGCCGCCTGTGGGTCGTCGCGGTCGACCCGGAGGTCGCTCCGGCCGACGTCGATTCCGAGGCTCTCGACCCCGAGAGTCCCGACCCCGAGGCCCCCGCGCCGGTCGGCGTTCCCGACCCGGACCGCGGCCTCGTGGCGTTCGTCTCGACGAGCGTCGACGCGTGTCCCGAGGTGTTCGACCGCCTGGACCGGCTCGTGGTCGGCGACATCTACGTGGACGAGTCGTACCGAGGGACCGGGCTCGCGGACCAGTTGCTGGAGCGGGCGGCCGCCGACGCGCGCGAGCAGGGCTGCGACGAACTCCGCCTCGACGTGGACGTCGACAACGAGCGCGCGACGGCGTTCTACGAGAAGCGGGGGTTCGAGCCGTACCGGAAGCAGCTGACGCGAGAGGTGGAGTGA
- a CDS encoding DNA-directed RNA polymerase subunit L, producing the protein MELRVIEKTDTELNIEIAGEDHTFMNVLKGALLESEDVAAATYDVNPEQSGGQTEPVLTVKSEEGDPLDVLGDAAESITERTDALRDAVRAA; encoded by the coding sequence ATGGAACTGCGGGTCATCGAGAAGACCGACACGGAGCTCAACATCGAGATCGCGGGCGAGGACCACACGTTCATGAACGTGCTGAAGGGCGCCCTGCTGGAGTCGGAGGACGTCGCGGCCGCGACCTACGACGTGAACCCCGAGCAGTCCGGCGGCCAGACCGAGCCCGTCCTCACGGTCAAGTCAGAGGAGGGCGACCCCCTCGACGTGCTCGGGGACGCCGCCGAGTCGATCACCGAGCGCACGGACGCGCTGCGCGACGCGGTCCGCGCGGCCTGA
- a CDS encoding glycosyltransferase family 4 protein, with product MLGWGFPPNITGGLDVHVGELFTGLRDDLGVDVTLVLPAEFAPDDEPGIEPVETGEGDVAARVGQLSDRFAALAPDHDVIHTHDWFGYGPGRAAARESDATWISSFHSLASDRNIDPPSREVETERRLANAADTNIAVSELVREDIRELYDADSRVVYNGFSTPKFSGKDVRADLGIDGEMLFFVGRHTDQKGISHLLYAIKKLRGRDATLVVGGSGHQTEQLKRFVELLGIEDRVEFVGYVPEGELGDYYAASDAFVSPSYAEPFGITITEALEAGTQVVATRSGVAEVLPDDCLVEVETDSESIVEGVIEALDREEPPAYERREWSGVVEDTLAVYEDVA from the coding sequence ATGCTGGGATGGGGGTTCCCGCCGAACATCACCGGCGGACTCGACGTCCACGTCGGAGAACTGTTCACCGGGCTGCGCGACGACCTCGGCGTCGACGTCACGCTGGTGTTGCCCGCGGAGTTCGCCCCCGACGACGAGCCGGGGATCGAACCCGTCGAGACCGGCGAGGGAGACGTGGCCGCGCGCGTGGGCCAACTCTCGGACCGCTTCGCCGCGCTCGCGCCCGACCACGATGTGATCCACACGCACGACTGGTTCGGGTACGGTCCCGGCCGCGCCGCCGCCCGCGAGTCGGACGCCACCTGGATATCGTCGTTCCACTCGCTGGCGAGCGACCGCAACATCGACCCGCCGAGCCGCGAGGTCGAGACCGAGCGCCGGCTCGCGAACGCGGCCGACACGAACATCGCGGTCAGCGAACTCGTCCGCGAGGACATCCGCGAGCTGTACGACGCAGACTCGCGGGTCGTGTACAACGGCTTCTCGACGCCGAAGTTCTCCGGGAAGGACGTGCGGGCGGACCTCGGCATCGACGGCGAGATGCTGTTCTTCGTCGGCCGCCACACCGACCAGAAGGGGATATCCCACCTCCTGTACGCGATCAAGAAGCTCCGCGGCCGCGACGCGACCCTCGTCGTCGGCGGGTCGGGCCACCAGACCGAGCAGCTGAAGCGCTTCGTCGAGCTGCTCGGCATCGAGGACCGCGTCGAGTTCGTCGGCTACGTCCCCGAGGGAGAACTTGGCGACTACTACGCCGCCTCGGACGCGTTCGTCTCGCCCTCGTACGCGGAGCCGTTCGGGATCACCATCACCGAGGCGCTGGAGGCGGGGACGCAGGTCGTCGCGACCCGCTCCGGCGTCGCGGAGGTGCTCCCCGACGACTGCCTCGTCGAGGTCGAGACGGACTCGGAATCGATCGTCGAGGGGGTGATCGAGGCGCTCGACCGGGAGGAGCCGCCGGCGTACGAGCGCCGCGAGTGGTCCGGGGTGGTCGAGGACACGCTCGCCGTGTACGAAGACGTCGCCTAG
- a CDS encoding Single-stranded DNA binding protein, which yields MDVNSHAEELASDLGVDKEEVKADLQNLLEYSVPIDEAKQSVRRKHGGAGGGSTPTPDAVDVGEITTDHDGVTVTVRVLTQGTRTIRYQGDDLTIREGEIADETGAISYTAWQDFGFEPGDSLTIGNAGVREWEGAPELNLNDSTTVAIADEAVEVDREVGGDRSLVDIAAGDRGRNVEVRVLEVDEKTISGRDGETEILEGVVGDETAKLPFTDWQPRSEIEVGADLRIEDVYVREFRGVPSINLTEFSTVTPLPDPVEVAEDAPRLSVADAVGSGGMFDVEVVGNVLEVRDGSGLIERCPECGRVVQNGQCRSHGDVDGEDDLRVKAILDDGTETVTVVLDDELTAEVYGGGLDDALDAAKDAMDKAVVADAIADSLVGRAYRVRGNLSVDDYGATLDADEFELADDDPADHARATLAEVGE from the coding sequence ATGGACGTCAACAGCCATGCCGAGGAGCTCGCCTCCGACCTCGGCGTCGACAAAGAGGAGGTCAAAGCCGACCTACAGAACCTACTGGAGTACAGCGTGCCCATCGACGAGGCGAAACAGAGCGTGCGCCGGAAACACGGCGGCGCTGGCGGCGGCTCGACGCCGACGCCCGACGCGGTCGACGTGGGCGAGATAACCACCGACCACGACGGCGTGACGGTGACGGTCCGCGTGCTCACGCAGGGGACGCGCACGATCCGCTATCAGGGCGACGACCTCACGATCCGCGAGGGCGAAATCGCGGACGAGACCGGCGCCATCTCTTACACCGCCTGGCAGGACTTCGGCTTCGAGCCGGGCGACTCGCTGACGATCGGCAACGCCGGCGTCCGCGAGTGGGAGGGGGCGCCGGAGCTGAACCTCAACGACTCGACCACCGTCGCCATCGCGGACGAGGCGGTCGAGGTGGACCGCGAGGTGGGCGGCGACCGCAGCCTCGTCGACATCGCCGCGGGCGACCGCGGGCGCAACGTGGAGGTCCGGGTGCTGGAGGTCGACGAGAAGACCATCTCCGGACGCGACGGCGAGACGGAGATACTGGAGGGCGTCGTGGGCGACGAGACCGCGAAGCTCCCATTCACCGACTGGCAGCCCCGCTCGGAGATCGAGGTCGGCGCCGACCTCCGGATCGAGGACGTGTACGTCCGGGAGTTCCGCGGCGTCCCCTCGATCAACCTCACCGAGTTCTCGACGGTGACGCCGCTGCCCGACCCCGTCGAGGTCGCGGAGGACGCCCCGCGCCTCTCGGTCGCGGACGCGGTCGGCTCCGGCGGGATGTTCGACGTCGAGGTCGTCGGGAACGTCCTCGAAGTCCGGGACGGGTCCGGCCTCATCGAGCGCTGTCCGGAGTGCGGCCGCGTCGTCCAGAACGGCCAGTGCCGGAGCCACGGCGACGTCGACGGCGAGGACGACCTGCGCGTGAAGGCCATCCTCGACGACGGCACCGAGACGGTCACCGTCGTCTTGGACGACGAACTCACCGCGGAGGTGTACGGCGGCGGCCTCGACGACGCCCTCGACGCCGCGAAGGACGCGATGGACAAGGCGGTCGTGGCCGACGCCATTGCCGACTCGCTGGTGGGGCGCGCCTACCGCGTCCGCGGGAACCTCTCGGTGGACGACTACGGCGCCACCCTCGACGCGGACGAGTTCGAGTTGGCGGACGACGACCCGGCCGACCACGCTCGCGCCACGCTCGCGGAGGTGGGCGAATGA
- a CDS encoding metallophosphoesterase, with amino-acid sequence MARVEPVVGEPAAVADLDRERALLVADVHAGIEVGLRYERGVELDSRADARRERLCDLLAETDADRLVVLGDLAHRIGAPDGDEREELEALISAVTDRASMTLVEGNHDAGVAETFANDLDVVGPERGFLGGGPSAADERRGGVAVCHGHTWPDPALLDADVVCTGHEHPQVRLEDAVGGSRVERAWLRGELDPAAFTETGTESDLPGDPPELVVFPAFNERSGGTWVNVEGQSFLAPYLPAALPAADAYLLDGTRLGNYRRV; translated from the coding sequence ATGGCGCGGGTCGAGCCGGTCGTCGGCGAGCCGGCGGCCGTGGCCGACCTCGACCGGGAGCGTGCGCTGCTCGTGGCGGACGTCCACGCCGGCATCGAGGTCGGCTTGCGCTACGAGCGCGGGGTCGAACTCGACTCCCGCGCCGACGCGCGACGCGAGCGCCTCTGTGACCTCCTCGCGGAGACGGACGCCGACCGGCTCGTCGTCCTCGGCGACCTCGCGCACCGGATCGGGGCGCCCGACGGCGACGAGCGCGAGGAGCTGGAGGCGCTAATCTCTGCCGTCACCGACCGCGCCTCGATGACGCTCGTCGAGGGGAACCACGACGCGGGCGTCGCGGAGACGTTCGCGAACGACCTCGACGTCGTCGGTCCCGAGCGCGGGTTCCTCGGCGGCGGACCGTCCGCCGCCGACGAGCGCCGCGGCGGCGTCGCGGTCTGTCACGGCCACACCTGGCCCGACCCCGCGCTGCTCGACGCCGACGTGGTCTGTACCGGCCACGAACATCCGCAGGTGCGGCTGGAGGACGCGGTCGGCGGCTCCCGTGTCGAGCGCGCGTGGCTCCGCGGCGAACTCGACCCCGCGGCGTTCACCGAGACGGGGACGGAGAGCGACCTTCCGGGCGACCCGCCCGAACTCGTCGTCTTCCCCGCGTTCAACGAGCGCTCCGGCGGGACGTGGGTGAACGTCGAGGGGCAGTCGTTCCTCGCGCCGTACCTCCCCGCCGCGCTGCCGGCCGCGGACGCGTACCTGCTCGACGGGACGCGGCTCGGGAACTACCGGCGGGTGTGA
- a CDS encoding OB-fold domain-containing protein — translation MSDNDSGETEQGGEPTFEAAEYVDETVSYPPHTVGPSGAERVGTVDLREREGRVVTWTTSTATPPGVREPNTLAIVEFDMGEGYDGPPVRALGQVAERDGADDEQYGVGIGDRVEPVYADELREPGAGIREPESQDWDGFRFRPVEE, via the coding sequence ATGAGCGACAACGATAGCGGCGAGACGGAACAGGGCGGCGAACCGACCTTCGAGGCGGCGGAGTACGTCGACGAGACGGTCTCGTATCCCCCGCACACGGTGGGACCGAGCGGGGCCGAACGCGTCGGGACCGTCGACCTCCGCGAGCGCGAGGGCCGCGTCGTCACGTGGACGACCTCGACCGCAACGCCGCCCGGTGTCCGCGAGCCGAACACGCTCGCTATCGTCGAGTTCGACATGGGCGAGGGGTACGACGGGCCGCCGGTCCGCGCGCTCGGGCAGGTAGCCGAGCGAGACGGCGCGGACGACGAGCAGTACGGCGTCGGCATCGGTGACCGCGTCGAACCGGTCTACGCCGACGAACTGCGCGAGCCGGGCGCCGGCATCCGCGAGCCGGAGAGTCAGGACTGGGACGGGTTCCGGTTCCGGCCGGTCGAGGAGTAG